The following are from one region of the Nicotiana tomentosiformis chromosome 7, ASM39032v3, whole genome shotgun sequence genome:
- the LOC138895196 gene encoding uncharacterized protein, whose product MRPPSGDEKILPPISKPEKAFKRKRASDSEGQKPKKRVARKPKVNIIPLTMESVLSLRDEEEEEEEENDFGLVARARASALHHEAFLQSRGELSRYKAEVRRLTEERDALNLLGRQREGEVKRLQVELEVSQKEQTELAEQVQRIFGFNDIDSELMANNSVPQVEQKFEVIRQLRAEVDVVKSEAEEWKKNMDRLPSEKETARTQLTSAEVQLRNLKEKTLVQAKNIEEFQSRLGSMTSDRERLASELAAAKSEAEIAMANADAMVAVYRYDVEAAQVRAKDVAEAAQARANWVAEHAKFQSRRETLEEIHARGFALSVEIENAKELEAEAKVLAFPDDDDIGSMSGSESEGGLGGEDAAPV is encoded by the exons ATGAGACCCCCATCAGGTGATGAAAAAATTCTACCGCCTATCTCAAAACCCGAGAAGGCgtttaagagaaaaagggcctcggaCTCCGAGGGTCAGAAACCCAAAAAGAGAGTGGCTCGAAAACCCAAGGTGAACATAATCCCTTTGACTATGGAGTCAGTCCTaagtctaagggatgaagaagaagaagaagaagaagaaaatgatttcGGGCTTGTAGCTCGTGCTCGG GCTTCTGCGCTTCATCATGAGGCATTTCTTCAATCCCGAGGGGAGCTGAGCCGGTACAAGGCCGAAGTTCGAAGGCTTAccgaggagagagatgccttaaATCTTCTCGGTAGgcagagagaaggagaagtaaaAAGACTTCAGGTCGAGCTGGAAGTATCACAGAAAGAACAAACTGAGCTGGCCGAGCAGGTACAAAGAATCTTTGGTTTTAATGATATCGACTCGGAATTGATGGCTAATAACTCGGTCCCGCAGGTTGAGCAAAAGTTTGAAGTGATTAGGCAGCTTCGTGCTGAAGTGGATGTAGTGAAATCGGAGGCCGAGGAgtggaagaagaacatggaccgcctcCCCTCAGAGAAAGAGACCGCCCGAACACAACTGACTTCGGCTGAGGTCCAACTCCGAAACTTAAAAGAGAAaaccttggtgcaagccaagaatATTGAGGAATTCCAGTCTCGGTTGGGCTCAATGACTTCCGATCGAGAGAGACTGGCCTCAGAACTGGCAGCGGCCAAATCAGAGGCCGAAATAGCTATGGCTAATGCCGATGCAATGGTGGCTGTTTATCGGTACGATGTTGAAGCTGCCCAGGTTCGAGCAAAAGATGTTGCCGAGGCTGCTCAAGCTCGAGCAAATTGGGTTGCTGAGCATGCTAAATtccaatctcggagggagactctAGAGGAGATTCACGCTCGTGGCTTCGCTCTTTCAGTCGAGATCGAGAATGCAAAAGAGCTTGAGGCCGAAGCCAAAGTGTTGGCCTTTCCCGATGATGATGATATCGGGAGTATGAGCGGTTCTGAGAGCGAAGGAGGCCTCGGGGGTGAAGATGCTGCTCCTGTATAG